A part of Timaviella obliquedivisa GSE-PSE-MK23-08B genomic DNA contains:
- a CDS encoding chemotaxis protein CheW produces MSRISQRLTNRRAEPLQKLIVFQIRHEWFAVLIQFAHKVVPLGLVYGAPQGGINLTHYQDREVPVIDIERRVFSNVINLSLPSALTEASHSPKQASPQAVLESQRHLMLVEDAQGSLVGIPMNSPPLLRRVPKSAFSPVPAIYLAEGNIRCISALITVSESEPPFFLLNLDQVLQQGAIAPTHQPGNASRDLPEGAPRSLQQSADNNC; encoded by the coding sequence ATGTCTCGAATCTCTCAACGGCTTACCAATCGGCGGGCTGAACCTCTCCAGAAGCTGATTGTCTTTCAGATTCGTCATGAGTGGTTTGCCGTTCTTATTCAATTTGCCCACAAAGTAGTTCCTTTGGGCTTAGTCTATGGCGCACCTCAAGGTGGCATCAATCTCACCCATTATCAAGATCGTGAGGTTCCCGTGATTGATATTGAGCGGCGGGTATTTAGTAACGTGATCAATTTATCGTTACCGTCTGCGTTAACTGAGGCAAGTCATTCGCCTAAACAAGCCTCTCCTCAAGCAGTTCTAGAAAGCCAGCGCCACCTTATGCTTGTGGAAGATGCGCAGGGTTCCTTAGTTGGAATTCCTATGAATTCACCGCCCCTACTACGGCGAGTTCCAAAATCTGCGTTCTCACCTGTTCCTGCAATTTATTTAGCGGAAGGCAATATTCGGTGCATCAGCGCACTCATTACCGTATCTGAGAGTGAGCCACCGTTCTTCTTGTTGAACCTTGACCAGGTGTTGCAACAGGGGGCGATCGCTCCGACACACCAGCCAGGGAACGCATCAAGAGACTTACCTGAGGGCGCACCCCGATCGCTGCAACAGAGTGCTGACAACAATTGTTGA
- a CDS encoding GAF domain-containing protein, which translates to MTIQPRQAKKYERNSEESLAISADDTVQSNGKNPPNLQYQEGSDSSKTQSSGLKWFYQLPIRRKQLLALLTSEALSVLGLVGVGSWLIIVGGRTQLANQAKAEVNVSRITYNTRIDQMGFGFRGQAENPIILNAAKEAAAGRGVSPESRQQVRSTLANEVTARNIEYATLVGTDLKIIANANADRTGERFDPNGLVSAVLTNSNPIKVSTIVSLAELQKESPPSAAGLANQDALIRYVITPVRNPETQTVVGVLVAGDVVKQPVVKDTLEALRDGYSAVYQRTPSGDFALATSLDLGSLSNIEQARTNVKLSDNRILQQAAAALKPQQEVGDSVVQRVDINGQTYTVAAEAIADAKGQPIAILVRGTPEVALNNMLQNSLALQFGIASLALLGDILLAGLLGRSIANPIENLRRVTQRFSGGDRHARAEVFAHDEVGELAVSFNNLAENVSISEKRLQNQASDQQQEAERATLLADLTGRMRQHSDRDEIFAVVAPEVRQTLAADRVIVYLLDANGSGTVVAESVEPGYPIALNAKITDPCFLESYLDKYRKGRVKATEDISNAGLTECHLRQLEPFLVKANLVVPILMREELVGLLVTHQCSAPRVWEESDINFCRQVSVQLGFALEQADLFNQRETARRETELLSEDRRSQKEELQLQLIDLLSEVEGASHGDLTVRAEVTAGEIGTVADFFNSIIESLRQIVTQVKQSAVQVSASLGENEDAVRRLSEDALQQAEETTRTLDTVEQMTQSIQRVADSAQQAAKVARTASETAELGGDAMDLTVQNILGLRETVGETAKKVKRLGESSQQISKVVSLINQIAMQTNLLAINAGIEAARAGEEGQGFAVVAEEVGELAARSAAATQEIEKIVDIIQRETNQVVEAMEQSTAQVVEGTHRVEDAKKSLTQIVEVSRQIDVLVQSISEATVSQVQTSASVSKLMKEVAQVSERTSDSSRQVSAALRQTVKIAQGLQDSVGTFEVGEER; encoded by the coding sequence ATGACCATTCAACCCCGTCAAGCCAAAAAATATGAGCGGAACTCAGAAGAGTCTCTAGCCATTTCTGCCGATGATACCGTCCAATCCAACGGCAAAAATCCGCCAAACTTGCAATATCAAGAAGGTTCAGATTCTTCTAAAACCCAGTCCTCCGGGCTGAAGTGGTTCTATCAATTGCCCATCCGCCGCAAGCAACTCTTAGCGCTGCTGACTTCCGAGGCTCTGTCGGTTTTGGGACTCGTCGGCGTTGGCTCGTGGCTGATTATTGTGGGCGGACGTACTCAACTGGCAAACCAAGCGAAAGCTGAGGTGAATGTTTCTAGAATTACTTACAATACTCGTATTGATCAGATGGGCTTTGGCTTCCGAGGACAAGCAGAAAACCCTATTATATTAAATGCTGCCAAGGAAGCCGCCGCAGGTCGGGGAGTTTCTCCGGAGTCGCGTCAACAGGTCAGAAGTACTTTGGCAAACGAGGTTACCGCTCGCAACATTGAATATGCAACGCTAGTCGGAACCGATCTAAAAATTATTGCTAACGCTAATGCCGATCGCACCGGAGAACGCTTTGACCCCAATGGCTTAGTTTCTGCCGTCCTGACCAACTCTAACCCCATTAAGGTCAGCACCATTGTTAGCTTGGCAGAATTGCAAAAGGAATCTCCGCCATCAGCAGCAGGTTTAGCCAATCAAGATGCCTTGATTCGCTATGTCATTACTCCTGTTCGCAACCCAGAAACCCAGACGGTTGTGGGTGTGTTGGTAGCAGGCGATGTCGTTAAACAGCCCGTGGTGAAAGATACTCTAGAAGCCTTGAGGGATGGGTACAGCGCTGTTTACCAACGTACTCCTTCAGGTGACTTTGCCTTAGCCACTAGCCTAGATTTAGGTAGCTTGAGCAATATAGAGCAAGCCCGAACCAACGTTAAGCTTTCGGACAATCGCATTTTACAGCAAGCAGCAGCAGCATTAAAGCCCCAGCAAGAGGTTGGAGACTCTGTGGTGCAGCGAGTCGATATTAATGGACAAACCTACACAGTAGCGGCTGAAGCCATTGCTGATGCTAAAGGACAACCGATCGCTATCTTAGTGCGGGGTACGCCCGAAGTTGCATTAAACAATATGTTGCAGAATAGCTTAGCATTGCAGTTCGGCATCGCATCTTTGGCACTATTGGGCGACATTTTGCTGGCAGGGTTGCTGGGTCGCTCCATTGCTAACCCAATCGAAAATTTGCGACGGGTGACTCAAAGATTTAGTGGCGGCGATCGCCATGCCCGTGCCGAAGTATTTGCCCATGATGAAGTCGGTGAACTCGCTGTATCCTTCAACAATCTGGCAGAGAACGTAAGCATCTCGGAAAAGCGGCTGCAAAACCAAGCCTCCGATCAGCAACAAGAAGCTGAACGAGCGACACTACTGGCTGATCTGACAGGTCGAATGCGGCAGCACAGCGATCGGGATGAAATTTTTGCAGTCGTTGCGCCAGAAGTGCGACAAACCTTGGCTGCCGATCGTGTGATTGTTTATCTTCTTGATGCCAATGGCTCTGGAACAGTGGTTGCAGAATCGGTGGAACCAGGCTACCCGATCGCTCTGAACGCCAAAATTACCGATCCCTGCTTCCTAGAAAGCTACCTCGACAAATACCGCAAAGGTCGCGTTAAAGCCACAGAAGACATTAGCAACGCTGGCTTAACCGAATGCCATCTGCGCCAACTCGAACCCTTTTTGGTCAAAGCCAACTTGGTCGTCCCCATTCTGATGCGAGAGGAGTTAGTAGGATTACTGGTTACTCATCAATGCTCAGCGCCCCGCGTTTGGGAAGAGTCAGACATCAACTTCTGCCGTCAAGTTTCGGTACAGCTTGGTTTTGCCCTAGAACAAGCAGACTTGTTTAACCAGCGGGAAACAGCGCGTCGGGAAACAGAGTTATTGTCTGAGGATCGGCGATCGCAGAAAGAAGAACTTCAGCTTCAGCTAATTGACCTGCTGAGTGAAGTAGAAGGCGCATCGCACGGCGACTTGACTGTTCGGGCAGAAGTTACCGCTGGCGAAATTGGAACTGTTGCCGACTTTTTCAACTCCATTATTGAAAGCTTGCGGCAAATTGTTACCCAGGTGAAGCAGTCGGCAGTTCAGGTAAGCGCGTCGCTTGGTGAAAACGAAGATGCTGTCCGTCGTCTTTCTGAAGACGCTTTGCAACAAGCCGAAGAAACGACCCGAACCCTGGATACTGTTGAACAAATGACTCAATCGATCCAGCGGGTTGCAGACAGCGCCCAACAAGCAGCGAAAGTTGCCCGTACTGCCTCAGAAACGGCGGAGTTGGGCGGCGATGCCATGGATTTGACTGTGCAGAATATTCTGGGTTTACGAGAAACAGTCGGCGAAACGGCGAAGAAGGTGAAGCGTTTGGGCGAATCGTCTCAGCAAATTTCTAAAGTGGTTTCGCTCATCAACCAAATTGCAATGCAAACGAACCTCCTGGCAATTAATGCAGGGATTGAGGCGGCTCGGGCGGGAGAAGAGGGGCAAGGTTTTGCAGTGGTGGCAGAAGAAGTTGGAGAGCTAGCCGCGCGATCGGCAGCCGCTACTCAAGAAATTGAGAAAATCGTCGATATCATCCAACGGGAAACCAACCAAGTGGTAGAAGCGATGGAACAAAGCACCGCTCAAGTCGTCGAAGGAACTCACCGCGTTGAGGATGCGAAAAAGAGCCTGACGCAAATTGTGGAAGTGTCCCGCCAAATTGATGTGCTGGTGCAATCCATCTCTGAGGCGACAGTCTCGCAGGTTCAAACCTCTGCCTCGGTTTCTAAGCTCATGAAAGAAGTGGCGCAAGTTTCTGAGCGCACTTCTGACTCTTCCCGTCAGGTTTCTGCTGCCCTTCGTCAAACCGTAAAAATTGCCCAGGGTTTACAAGACTCGGTAGGGACATTTGAGGTTGGAGAAGAAAGATGA
- a CDS encoding response regulator, with protein MSQDRELEIRLQFLDEAQEYLATLESAVMGLSNSGVDVDRINAALRAAHSIKGGAGMMGYDILSHLAHRLEDSFKVLKIQRQTIEIDAALEGLLLSGVDCLNQVIEGDRQNIPPDPDWLGDAAAPIFEQLYERLGEPQAEDASSMLAPEDGQDVLRLLFETEVDGCLQRLESVLESRDPCLREEVEILAQELGGLGEMLQLQPFIRLCESVTDHLVAAPEQVEEIAELALAAWRRSQALVLTEHLDTLPTAIKASFAVAPRPIAAPIEESAAVNWIDFEETEEPVFDSVDAAVETHHESTFNLQTQAEEYSEQIHESARERIDEQVSEPIAKKIDLADTVNAATVLQPHTSRRRRIPDLQITEVVPDLPQHASTESPESTVRVPSKQLDQLNDLFGELTIERNALDLHLGRLHSLVQALSHRVQILDQSNVLLRDSYDTVAPNQNLEMPATQSNGKTRASDNRLPSDEYLQNAMAQLQDLQGKPFDALEMDRYSNLHLLSQEVMETIVQIQEVTTDIELSLDDSEQTARNLNKTSRQLQNKLTKLRMRPLSDVLDRFPRALRELSLQHGKPVQLKVGGGNTLVDRNILEALNDPLMHILRNAFDHGIEAAETRAAQGKPEEGLIEICAAHRNNRTVITVRDDGGGIPLNKVRAKARQMGLDEVLLAAASEEDLLSLIFEPGFSTSDQVTALSGRGVGMDVVRDRLKQIQGEITVATEPGKGTTFTLSVPFTLTVSRVLIAESNRMLLAFPIDLIEEMVLLPAEQVMLMAGSEVFNWEGLVVQLIRLAEWLEFNCPRQLDGMEAAASVNVPTVLMLNQGNQVVGLEIDRSWGEQEVAIRKVEGLLSMPPGFSNCTILGDGRIVPLVDISELLRWIASSERARVDSSPARSHLPPASSPRPSVVHGDRHPTILVVDDSINVRRFLALTLEKAGYQVAQAKDGQDALDKLSAGLTVQAIVCDIEMPRLDGFGFLARFKADSTFEQIPVTMLTSRSGEKHRQLAMSLGATAYFSKPYNEQALLQTLKQLIAV; from the coding sequence ATGTCACAGGATAGGGAACTCGAAATTAGGCTTCAGTTTCTCGATGAGGCTCAGGAATACCTAGCCACGTTGGAGTCTGCGGTGATGGGTTTGTCGAACAGCGGTGTTGATGTCGATCGCATCAATGCGGCATTACGAGCAGCGCACTCTATTAAGGGCGGCGCAGGTATGATGGGTTACGACATTTTGAGTCATCTGGCGCATCGGTTGGAAGACTCGTTTAAGGTCTTGAAAATTCAGCGCCAAACCATTGAAATTGACGCAGCCCTGGAAGGCTTGTTGCTCTCTGGGGTTGATTGTTTAAATCAAGTCATTGAAGGCGATCGCCAAAACATTCCCCCAGATCCCGACTGGCTTGGCGATGCCGCCGCTCCTATTTTTGAACAACTCTACGAACGCCTGGGCGAGCCGCAAGCTGAAGATGCCAGTTCTATGCTGGCACCCGAAGATGGACAAGATGTTCTGCGGCTGTTGTTTGAAACTGAAGTAGACGGATGCTTACAGCGTTTAGAATCAGTTTTAGAATCTCGTGATCCTTGCCTGCGCGAAGAAGTGGAAATCTTGGCGCAAGAACTGGGCGGATTAGGCGAAATGCTTCAGCTACAGCCGTTTATTCGACTCTGCGAATCTGTGACCGATCACTTAGTGGCGGCTCCCGAACAAGTCGAAGAAATTGCCGAACTGGCATTGGCAGCTTGGCGGCGATCGCAGGCTCTTGTTTTGACCGAGCATTTAGACACCCTGCCCACTGCCATTAAAGCCAGCTTTGCTGTTGCGCCTCGCCCCATTGCTGCCCCTATAGAAGAATCTGCTGCCGTCAATTGGATCGATTTTGAAGAAACAGAAGAACCTGTTTTTGATTCGGTGGACGCAGCCGTTGAAACACATCATGAGTCTACATTTAATCTACAGACCCAGGCAGAAGAGTATTCTGAACAAATCCATGAATCCGCTCGTGAACGCATTGATGAACAAGTTAGTGAACCGATCGCCAAAAAGATAGACCTCGCAGATACGGTGAATGCTGCTACTGTGCTTCAGCCTCATACAAGCCGCCGCCGCCGAATCCCAGATTTACAGATTACAGAAGTCGTTCCTGATTTGCCCCAACACGCCTCTACAGAATCGCCAGAAAGTACCGTGCGAGTGCCAAGTAAGCAGCTTGATCAACTCAACGATTTATTCGGCGAGTTAACGATTGAACGCAACGCCCTCGATCTCCACTTGGGGCGGCTACATAGCCTGGTTCAAGCCTTAAGCCATCGTGTGCAAATTCTCGATCAATCCAATGTGTTGCTGCGCGATTCTTACGATACCGTGGCACCTAACCAGAATCTTGAGATGCCAGCGACCCAAAGCAACGGCAAAACCAGAGCCTCGGACAACCGATTGCCCTCAGATGAGTATTTGCAAAACGCGATGGCTCAGTTGCAAGACCTGCAAGGTAAGCCGTTTGATGCACTGGAAATGGATCGCTACAGCAATCTTCATTTGCTCTCTCAAGAAGTGATGGAAACGATCGTTCAGATCCAAGAAGTGACGACGGATATTGAACTGAGCTTAGATGATTCTGAGCAAACGGCTCGCAATCTCAACAAAACCTCCAGGCAACTCCAGAACAAACTGACCAAACTGCGAATGCGCCCTTTATCAGACGTACTCGATCGCTTCCCTAGAGCGCTCCGCGAACTATCTTTGCAACACGGTAAACCCGTTCAGCTTAAAGTCGGCGGTGGCAATACCCTTGTCGATCGTAATATTCTAGAAGCGTTAAATGATCCCTTAATGCATATTCTCCGGAATGCTTTTGATCATGGCATTGAAGCGGCAGAAACACGCGCTGCCCAAGGTAAACCGGAAGAAGGTTTGATTGAAATTTGCGCCGCACACCGCAATAATCGTACCGTTATTACCGTCCGAGATGATGGCGGCGGGATTCCCCTTAACAAGGTGCGCGCCAAAGCTCGACAGATGGGTTTGGATGAAGTTTTGCTGGCAGCCGCCAGTGAAGAAGATCTGCTGTCACTCATTTTTGAACCCGGATTTAGTACCTCAGATCAAGTCACGGCTTTGTCAGGGCGCGGCGTGGGAATGGATGTCGTGCGCGATCGCCTCAAGCAAATTCAAGGCGAAATCACCGTTGCCACCGAGCCTGGAAAGGGTACCACCTTTACCTTATCGGTACCCTTTACCCTCACCGTTAGCCGCGTTTTAATTGCCGAAAGTAACCGAATGCTGCTGGCATTCCCCATCGACCTGATCGAAGAAATGGTGCTGCTGCCCGCCGAGCAAGTCATGCTGATGGCAGGCAGCGAAGTGTTTAACTGGGAAGGTCTGGTTGTGCAGCTAATTCGCCTGGCAGAATGGCTAGAGTTTAACTGTCCGCGTCAACTGGATGGCATGGAAGCCGCAGCTTCGGTCAATGTGCCAACTGTGTTGATGTTGAATCAGGGTAACCAAGTGGTGGGGCTAGAAATCGATCGCTCTTGGGGTGAACAAGAAGTCGCGATTCGCAAGGTTGAGGGGCTGCTGTCCATGCCACCCGGCTTTTCCAACTGCACCATTCTAGGCGATGGGCGCATTGTTCCCTTAGTCGATATCTCAGAACTGCTCCGTTGGATTGCTAGCTCCGAGCGTGCCCGTGTCGATTCCAGCCCAGCCCGTTCTCACTTACCGCCTGCCTCTAGCCCTAGACCGTCCGTGGTGCATGGCGATCGCCACCCGACTATTCTTGTGGTCGATGATTCTATCAACGTCCGCCGCTTCTTGGCACTCACCTTAGAAAAAGCAGGGTATCAGGTGGCGCAAGCCAAAGATGGACAAGATGCGCTAGATAAACTGTCGGCAGGCTTAACCGTCCAGGCGATCGTCTGTGACATTGAAATGCCTCGCCTGGATGGATTTGGCTTTTTAGCCCGCTTCAAAGCCGACTCCACCTTCGAGCAAATCCCAGTCACGATGTTGACCTCCCGCAGTGGTGAAAAACATCGGCAGCTAGCCATGAGTTTAGGTGCAACTGCTTACTTCTCTAAGCCCTACAATGAGCAAGCGTTGCTCCAAACTTTGAAGCAACTGATTGCGGTATAG
- a CDS encoding endonuclease domain-containing protein: MDSHRIRGTTPNIIAAARQLRQHLTPAEKMLWEALRKRQIKGLKFRCQHPVESFIVDFYCPQHRLVIEVDGGIHDQQVEYDATRTERLHHLGYRVMRFRNREVISNLSQVLQQIAEAIEF, from the coding sequence ATGGATTCTCACCGTATTCGGGGCACTACTCCTAATATAATTGCTGCGGCTCGACAACTTCGACAGCATCTTACTCCGGCTGAAAAGATGCTGTGGGAAGCCTTAAGAAAACGCCAGATCAAAGGCTTAAAGTTTCGCTGTCAGCATCCAGTTGAGTCTTTTATTGTCGATTTTTATTGTCCACAGCACCGACTTGTGATTGAAGTGGATGGTGGTATTCATGATCAGCAAGTCGAGTATGATGCTACTCGAACTGAAAGACTCCATCACCTGGGTTATCGAGTAATGCGATTTCGCAACCGAGAAGTCATCTCAAACTTAAGTCAAG
- a CDS encoding response regulator, with product MGTILLVEDTPSEMELISHYLRESGYSVISAQTAKEALAKAVEQRPDAVVTDVVMPGMSGFELCRSLKKHPMTEKVPIVICSSKNLEIDRLWGMKQGADAYITKPFTREQLVRAVKSVTG from the coding sequence ATGGGTACGATTTTACTAGTTGAAGACACACCTTCTGAAATGGAGCTCATTAGCCACTACCTCCGAGAGAGTGGCTACAGCGTTATTTCAGCCCAGACTGCCAAAGAGGCGCTTGCCAAAGCCGTCGAACAACGTCCTGATGCTGTTGTCACCGATGTCGTCATGCCTGGAATGAGCGGATTTGAGCTATGCCGCAGCTTAAAAAAACATCCCATGACTGAGAAAGTTCCTATTGTGATTTGCTCTTCTAAAAATTTAGAAATCGATCGCCTCTGGGGTATGAAACAAGGTGCAGATGCTTACATCACTAAACCCTTCACCCGTGAACAGTTGGTGCGTGCCGTCAAATCTGTTACAGGCTAA
- the msrB gene encoding peptide-methionine (R)-S-oxide reductase MsrB, protein MKKRYFLQSGAALIGIAALFRYLPWKRDAIAAPLETFEVTKTEVEWRKTLTPEQFHVLRQKGTERSGTSPLDHEFNKGTYSCAACALPVFTSETKFDSGTGWPSFYAPIKGAIETSVDQSFFTTRTEVHCHRCGGHLGHVFNDGPEPTGDRYCMNGVALKFTAS, encoded by the coding sequence ATGAAAAAACGCTACTTTCTCCAATCTGGTGCCGCCTTAATTGGCATCGCTGCATTATTTCGCTACTTGCCCTGGAAACGAGACGCGATCGCCGCCCCCTTAGAAACCTTTGAAGTCACCAAAACCGAAGTCGAATGGCGAAAGACTTTAACACCAGAGCAGTTTCACGTACTGCGCCAAAAAGGCACCGAGCGATCGGGCACCAGTCCCCTCGATCACGAATTCAACAAAGGCACCTATAGCTGTGCCGCCTGTGCTTTGCCCGTATTCACCTCCGAGACAAAATTCGATAGCGGCACAGGCTGGCCCAGCTTTTATGCACCCATTAAAGGCGCGATCGAAACATCGGTCGATCAATCATTTTTTACCACTCGCACTGAAGTTCATTGCCATCGGTGTGGCGGGCATTTAGGACACGTCTTTAACGATGGCCCTGAACCTACAGGCGATCGCTATTGCATGAACGGTGTCGCCTTAAAATTCACAGCGAGTTAG
- a CDS encoding response regulator: protein MNITSSYESSQKLQPSSLLEQLATRQLTGCFRVASEKVSWTVYLNQGNLIYASSSLEPFGRLDRQLRRLSIRIPNLVSAVRVQVRLLFENPADEKTQNNDYRAICWLVEQHHLSPDQAAVLVEELSKETLEAFLQVQEGSYEFIERDQLSEFPHFCRLNLVSLVEQCQNQARRHQALGQGFAASERVSIPRQSAYLHNGDRFKTEPSARERTFSPFGAEVTPIASPEQVTHTIACIDDSPTVLNAIHSFLNDKGIGVIMINDPVKALMQIIRSKPDLILLDVTMPNLDGYELCSLVRKHPAFKNTPVVMVTSNSGFIDRAKARLVGASGYLTKPFTQPDLVKMVFKHLS from the coding sequence ATGAATATTACGAGCAGCTACGAGTCCTCCCAAAAGTTGCAGCCGTCTAGCCTGCTGGAACAGTTAGCAACCCGGCAATTAACTGGATGCTTTCGAGTGGCAAGTGAAAAGGTATCTTGGACAGTTTATCTGAACCAAGGCAATCTCATCTACGCATCTAGTTCCCTTGAGCCATTTGGGCGGCTCGATCGCCAGCTTAGACGGTTGAGTATTCGCATTCCTAACTTGGTCAGTGCTGTGCGAGTGCAAGTGCGGCTTCTCTTTGAGAATCCTGCTGACGAAAAGACTCAAAATAACGACTACCGCGCCATTTGTTGGTTAGTTGAGCAACATCACCTCAGCCCTGATCAAGCCGCTGTGCTAGTCGAAGAACTCTCGAAGGAAACCCTAGAGGCATTTTTGCAAGTGCAGGAAGGCAGCTACGAATTTATCGAGCGGGATCAACTCAGTGAGTTTCCGCACTTCTGTCGATTGAACTTAGTAAGCCTGGTGGAGCAGTGTCAGAACCAAGCCCGTCGTCATCAGGCGTTAGGGCAAGGGTTTGCAGCCTCAGAACGAGTGAGCATCCCTCGGCAGAGCGCCTACTTGCACAATGGCGATCGCTTCAAAACTGAGCCTTCCGCCCGTGAGCGAACCTTTAGCCCCTTCGGCGCAGAGGTGACTCCGATCGCCTCTCCTGAGCAAGTTACTCATACCATTGCTTGCATTGATGACAGCCCGACCGTGCTTAATGCTATCCATTCTTTCCTGAATGACAAGGGCATTGGCGTAATCATGATCAATGATCCTGTGAAAGCCTTGATGCAGATTATTCGGAGCAAACCTGACTTAATTTTGTTAGATGTCACAATGCCTAACTTAGATGGCTATGAGCTATGTTCTCTGGTGCGTAAACATCCGGCATTCAAAAATACGCCTGTGGTCATGGTCACCAGCAACTCGGGCTTTATCGATCGAGCCAAGGCAAGACTAGTCGGCGCATCGGGCTATTTGACCAAGCCCTTTACCCAGCCTGATTTAGTCAAGATGGTGTTCAAACACTTGAGCTAG
- a CDS encoding chemotaxis protein CheW yields MNSSALALPTRSTKSSGDPYLKFQLGRQTPAVFSMRHVQEALILPTRRLTPMPNMPAPILGLTNRRSRISWVVDLPQLLGLPALDSNTQQHTLILVQVGVISISFAVQQVEGITRLQPEDIQSPQGQVTLGLVPYLRGCILQQQGHKQEVLLILDPEAIAQSALLQGNTPVS; encoded by the coding sequence ATGAACTCCTCCGCCCTGGCTCTGCCCACCCGCTCAACTAAATCTTCGGGCGACCCTTATCTTAAGTTTCAGTTGGGTCGCCAAACGCCAGCGGTATTTTCTATGCGTCATGTGCAAGAAGCGCTGATTTTGCCGACTCGGCGACTCACCCCCATGCCAAATATGCCTGCCCCCATCCTAGGGCTGACTAATCGCCGTAGCCGTATCTCTTGGGTGGTTGATTTGCCGCAGCTTTTGGGCTTACCTGCCCTTGATTCTAATACCCAGCAACATACTTTAATTCTGGTGCAGGTTGGCGTAATCTCTATTAGTTTTGCAGTTCAGCAAGTAGAGGGCATTACGCGGCTTCAACCCGAAGATATTCAGTCTCCTCAGGGGCAAGTCACTTTAGGTCTGGTGCCCTACTTGCGAGGGTGTATTTTGCAGCAGCAAGGACACAAGCAAGAAGTTTTACTGATTCTAGACCCAGAGGCGATCGCTCAATCTGCGCTTCTACAAGGGAACACTCCTGTCAGTTAA